A single window of Mycoplasma bradburyae DNA harbors:
- a CDS encoding flavodoxin domain-containing protein, whose protein sequence is MKKIAIVYGTNLGTTELIAKKINNQIKYPTTLLDVTKTNVDEINQYDVIIFGTSTWGTGDILDVWLDFEFKRLDVTNKIFLLFGCGDSQTYPYTFCDGVGKLFDILNRKKAKIIGMIDKKEYEYNFEESKAYYKNKVVGLLIDQDSQPDKTDWRITNWTSLINEKLS, encoded by the coding sequence ATGAAAAAGATAGCTATAGTATATGGAACAAATCTTGGTACAACTGAGTTGATTGCCAAGAAAATCAATAATCAAATTAAATATCCAACAACATTATTAGATGTAACAAAAACCAATGTTGATGAAATTAATCAATATGATGTAATTATTTTTGGTACATCAACTTGAGGGACTGGCGATATCTTAGATGTTTGATTAGATTTCGAATTTAAACGTCTTGATGTAACTAATAAAATATTTTTACTATTCGGGTGTGGGGATAGTCAAACTTATCCTTACACTTTCTGTGATGGTGTCGGAAAGTTATTTGATATTCTTAACCGTAAAAAAGCTAAAATAATCGGAATGATTGATAAAAAAGAGTATGAATATAACTTTGAAGAGTCAAAAGCTTATTATAAAAATAAGGTTGTTGGCTTACTAATTGACCAAGATTCTCAGCCTGATAAAACTGATTGAAGAATTACTAACTGAACTAGCTTAATTAATGAAAAATTAAGTTAG
- a CDS encoding phosphoglycerate kinase has product MITYNKKTLKDIDLKDKTVIVRVDFNVPIKDGKVADEKRIIEALPTIKYLIEQNCKIILLSHLSRIKSLDDITSKKKSLKAVYENLSTKIDNVKFLEQNFGYEVVEAVKKLQPKEVLLLENTRYNDVDHTGEVVKKESKNSQELGRFWASLADVYVNDAFGTCHRAHASNVGIAKNIGQSCVGFLVQKEIEALSKLTDSPKRPFVVILGGAKVSDKLKVIESLLKTADHILIGGGMVNTFNKAKGFHIGKSLFEPEMLDTAKKILEEDKENKIVLATDQMVTKASEITDIKTAKAGKCVFAKDQEDEDFEALDIGEESIKTFKEYIAKAKSIFWNGPLGVFENPNYERGSLEIAKAIAESDSYSVIGGGDSAAAANKFNLAEKFSFVSTGGGASLAFMEDTILPGIEAIQEK; this is encoded by the coding sequence ATGATTACATACAACAAAAAGACATTAAAGGATATTGATCTAAAAGATAAGACGGTTATAGTTCGCGTTGATTTTAACGTTCCAATTAAGGATGGTAAGGTAGCTGATGAAAAAAGAATCATTGAGGCTTTACCTACAATCAAATACTTAATCGAACAAAATTGTAAGATTATTTTATTAAGTCACTTAAGCCGTATTAAATCTTTAGATGATATTACTTCTAAAAAGAAAAGCTTAAAAGCTGTTTATGAAAATTTATCAACTAAGATTGATAATGTTAAATTTTTAGAACAAAACTTCGGTTATGAAGTTGTTGAAGCTGTTAAAAAACTTCAACCTAAAGAAGTATTACTTCTAGAAAATACAAGATACAACGACGTTGACCACACTGGTGAAGTTGTTAAAAAAGAATCTAAAAACAGTCAAGAACTTGGAAGATTCTGAGCTAGTTTAGCTGATGTTTATGTAAATGACGCTTTTGGTACTTGTCACAGAGCACATGCTTCAAACGTTGGTATTGCTAAAAATATTGGTCAATCTTGTGTTGGTTTTTTAGTTCAAAAAGAAATTGAAGCATTATCTAAATTAACAGATTCACCAAAAAGACCATTCGTAGTAATTCTGGGTGGCGCTAAAGTATCTGATAAATTAAAAGTTATTGAATCATTACTAAAAACTGCTGACCATATCTTAATTGGTGGTGGTATGGTAAATACATTTAATAAAGCTAAAGGATTCCATATTGGTAAGTCTTTATTTGAACCTGAAATGTTAGATACTGCTAAGAAGATTCTAGAAGAAGATAAAGAAAATAAAATTGTTTTAGCTACTGATCAGATGGTAACTAAAGCTAGTGAAATTACTGATATCAAAACTGCTAAAGCAGGTAAATGTGTATTCGCTAAAGATCAAGAAGATGAGGACTTTGAAGCTTTAGATATTGGTGAAGAATCAATCAAAACATTCAAAGAATACATCGCTAAAGCTAAATCAATCTTCTGAAACGGTCCTTTAGGGGTGTTTGAAAACCCTAATTATGAAAGAGGTTCATTAGAAATCGCTAAAGCGATTGCTGAATCTGATAGTTATAGCGTTATTGGTGGTGGTGATAGCGCTGCTGCTGCTAATAAATTTAATTTAGCTGAGAAATTTAGTTTCGTATCAACTGGGGGTGGTGCTTCATTAGCATTTATGGAAGATACTATTCTACCAGGTATCGAAGCTATTCAAGAAAAATAA
- a CDS encoding tRNA (cytidine(34)-2'-O)-methyltransferase → MSSKINIVLYQPQDPRNAGNIARSCVGFNATLHMIHPFGFFITDEKFKRAGLDYWDKLELKQYASFDEFLNKNKIQDNLFLFTKKATNYLSNIDFNDYLDNKGVFLIFGKETSGLPNELLEKYQNYLVKIPMHDNIRSFNLSNSVICALYELSRQNQFKNTK, encoded by the coding sequence ATGTCATCAAAAATTAATATTGTTTTATACCAACCACAAGATCCAAGAAACGCAGGAAACATCGCTAGAAGTTGTGTTGGTTTTAACGCAACTTTACATATGATTCATCCTTTTGGCTTTTTTATTACAGATGAAAAATTTAAAAGAGCAGGATTGGATTATTGAGATAAACTAGAATTAAAACAATACGCAAGTTTTGATGAATTCTTAAATAAAAATAAAATTCAAGATAATTTATTTTTATTTACAAAAAAAGCGACTAATTATTTATCTAATATCGATTTTAACGATTATTTAGATAATAAAGGAGTTTTTCTTATTTTTGGTAAGGAAACTAGTGGATTGCCAAATGAGTTATTAGAAAAATATCAAAATTACTTAGTAAAAATTCCAATGCATGATAATATTCGGAGTTTTAATTTATCAAACAGTGTAATCTGTGCGTTGTATGAACTAAGTCGTCAAAATCAATTTAAGAATACAAAATAA
- the trmB gene encoding tRNA (guanosine(46)-N7)-methyltransferase TrmB has protein sequence MRIRNIKDANLKITKVRNTIKIEQLIDILDFNKNNVLEIGSGKGGFIYQKALNNPDINYLGIEKNATVILKMINKFSDIENLQNLSILNGDFAIIQENIPEQIFSKIYLNFSDPWPKKRHAKKRLVDLEFLMKYKRILKPDGVIEFKTDNDGLFEYAIETIQSNDQIKIIALTRDLHSLDENDDLIKDNVITEYEQRFINLNKNINKVVFKFI, from the coding sequence ATGCGTATTAGAAATATCAAAGATGCTAATCTAAAAATTACAAAGGTTCGTAATACTATAAAAATTGAACAATTAATTGATATCCTTGATTTCAATAAAAATAATGTTTTAGAAATCGGTTCTGGTAAAGGTGGTTTTATTTATCAAAAAGCATTAAATAATCCTGATATTAATTATTTAGGAATCGAAAAAAATGCAACAGTTATTTTAAAAATGATAAATAAGTTTTCTGATATCGAAAATTTACAAAATTTATCGATTTTAAACGGTGATTTTGCAATAATTCAAGAAAATATTCCTGAGCAAATTTTTAGTAAAATTTACTTAAATTTTTCAGATCCATGACCTAAGAAACGTCACGCAAAAAAACGTTTGGTGGATTTAGAATTCTTAATGAAATATAAAAGAATTTTAAAACCTGATGGTGTTATTGAATTTAAAACTGATAATGATGGATTATTTGAGTATGCGATCGAAACAATACAATCAAATGATCAAATAAAAATCATCGCTTTAACTCGCGACTTGCACAGCCTAGATGAAAACGATGATTTAATAAAAGATAATGTAATTACCGAATACGAACAACGTTTTATTAATCTTAATAAGAATATTAATAAAGTTGTTTTTAAATTTATCTAA
- the ileS gene encoding isoleucine--tRNA ligase: protein MSKNYKDTLLMPSTNFEMKANLSTKESKIQQQWLDDNIYQLRLEKNKNNKELILHDGPPYANGNIHVGHTMNKIIKDIIVRRWLMQGYYSPYIPGWDTHGLPIEHAVQLKLGQEQFFKLSVLERMEVCRDFAINQIKNQKEQFKTLGLITDFKACYYTYDKQYEIDQLKVFAKMINEGLVYQDYKPIYWSWSSKSVLSDAEVEYKEVKSPSIYVKFRTLDNDLIGKDVNLIIWTTTPWTLPSNLAISVHPEFEYTLFESDQQKYLVGSNLYDKLVEKFQFNSPKVIKKIKGYLLDRIEYAHCLYPDKKGLVVLGEHVSDSDGTGLVHTAPGFGLDDFLVCKRYKIDAYVPINDEGCFDNTVYDQSLVGVFYDDANKIIAKQLEEKNALLGLDFIKHQAAHDWRSKKPVIYRATKQWFINIKSIKEQLINNIKSVKYPNERYEKRMLSMIAERSDWCISRQRTWGLPIPIIFDENKEPILDKEIIDNTIRIMETEGVQAWYQHDAKYFLTNKYDPRKTYYKETDILDVWFDSGTSFNILKHNGIKNKAAIYFEGNDQYRGWFNSSMICATVMNKTAPYEELISHGFTLDEKGFKMSKSQGNVIDPLTIIKDKGADILRLWAASIDYSNDHRIGNKIIEQNSEIYRKIRNSLFRFILGNLNDFDFKDLKTYKLSLADLLTINQVNKSFRKIDQAYLNYDYLEITKEINKMIVDLSSWYFELIKDSLYCNKKDDSSRRAIQATLNYIFINALYRIAPILVHTCEEVYSFYTAPNKEKSIYLINPPSLFEIKTDIDLEQLDNEFNNIKDAVYAEIEKLRKDKILSKSNEAVVYLSSQYLETNKQLVKSLKQWLNVADVLFTKNQEITVKKTDFLKCLRCWNYFKELSNKNNEICDRCSELV from the coding sequence ATGAGTAAAAATTATAAAGATACATTATTAATGCCTTCAACTAATTTTGAGATGAAGGCTAATCTTTCAACTAAAGAAAGTAAGATTCAACAACAATGATTAGATGATAATATTTATCAATTAAGATTAGAAAAAAATAAGAATAATAAAGAGTTAATCTTACACGATGGCCCTCCATATGCTAACGGGAATATTCACGTTGGTCACACGATGAATAAAATCATTAAAGACATCATTGTTCGTAGATGATTAATGCAAGGGTATTATAGTCCATATATCCCTGGGTGAGATACTCATGGGTTACCAATCGAACATGCTGTTCAATTGAAACTTGGGCAAGAACAATTCTTTAAATTATCAGTATTAGAACGCATGGAAGTATGTCGTGATTTTGCTATTAACCAGATTAAAAACCAAAAAGAACAATTCAAAACTCTTGGTTTAATTACTGATTTTAAAGCTTGTTATTACACTTATGATAAGCAATATGAGATAGACCAATTAAAAGTCTTTGCTAAGATGATTAACGAAGGTTTAGTGTATCAAGATTACAAACCGATTTATTGATCTTGATCATCTAAATCAGTTTTATCTGATGCTGAAGTAGAATATAAAGAAGTTAAAAGTCCAAGTATTTATGTTAAGTTTAGAACTTTAGATAATGATTTAATTGGTAAAGATGTTAATTTAATTATTTGAACAACTACCCCTTGAACTTTACCATCAAATTTAGCTATCTCAGTTCACCCAGAATTTGAATATACACTATTCGAATCTGACCAACAAAAATACTTAGTTGGTTCAAATTTATACGATAAATTAGTAGAAAAATTTCAATTCAATTCACCGAAAGTAATTAAGAAAATTAAAGGATATTTACTTGATCGCATTGAATATGCACACTGTCTATATCCAGACAAAAAAGGTCTTGTTGTTTTAGGAGAACATGTTAGTGATTCTGATGGTACAGGGTTAGTGCATACTGCTCCTGGATTTGGGTTAGACGACTTTTTAGTATGTAAGCGCTATAAGATTGATGCTTACGTTCCGATTAATGATGAAGGTTGTTTTGATAACACTGTATATGATCAATCTTTAGTTGGTGTTTTCTATGACGATGCTAATAAGATTATTGCTAAGCAACTTGAAGAGAAGAATGCATTATTAGGATTAGATTTCATTAAACACCAAGCAGCACATGACTGAAGAAGTAAAAAACCAGTTATATACCGTGCTACTAAGCAATGATTCATTAATATTAAGTCAATTAAAGAACAATTGATAAATAATATTAAAAGTGTTAAATATCCAAACGAACGTTATGAAAAAAGAATGTTAAGTATGATTGCTGAGCGTTCTGACTGATGTATTTCTCGTCAAAGAACATGAGGTTTACCGATTCCGATTATCTTTGATGAAAATAAGGAACCAATTCTTGATAAAGAGATTATTGATAACACAATCAGAATTATGGAAACTGAAGGTGTTCAAGCATGATACCAACATGATGCTAAGTATTTCTTAACTAATAAATACGATCCAAGAAAAACTTATTACAAAGAAACTGATATCTTAGATGTTTGATTTGACTCAGGCACTTCATTTAATATATTAAAACACAATGGTATTAAAAATAAAGCTGCTATCTACTTTGAAGGAAACGACCAATACCGTGGTTGATTCAACTCAAGCATGATATGTGCTACAGTGATGAACAAAACAGCTCCTTATGAAGAATTAATTTCTCATGGATTTACTCTTGATGAAAAAGGATTCAAGATGTCAAAATCACAAGGAAATGTTATTGATCCATTGACAATTATCAAAGATAAAGGTGCTGATATCTTAAGATTGTGAGCTGCTTCAATTGATTATTCAAATGACCACAGAATTGGTAACAAGATAATTGAACAAAATAGCGAAATTTACCGTAAAATTCGTAACAGTTTATTCAGATTTATTCTCGGTAATTTAAACGATTTCGACTTTAAAGATTTAAAAACTTACAAACTTAGTTTAGCTGATTTATTAACAATTAATCAAGTGAATAAATCTTTTAGAAAAATTGATCAAGCTTATTTAAATTATGATTATTTAGAAATTACTAAAGAAATCAATAAGATGATCGTTGATCTGTCATCTTGATACTTCGAATTGATTAAAGATAGTTTATATTGTAATAAAAAAGATGATAGTTCAAGAAGAGCTATTCAAGCTACTTTAAATTACATCTTTATTAATGCTTTATACCGAATTGCACCAATTTTAGTTCATACTTGTGAAGAAGTTTACAGTTTCTATACCGCTCCTAATAAAGAAAAATCAATTTATTTAATTAATCCTCCAAGTTTATTTGAAATTAAAACTGATATAGATCTAGAACAATTAGATAATGAATTTAATAATATTAAAGATGCTGTTTATGCTGAAATTGAAAAATTAAGAAAAGACAAGATATTATCTAAATCTAATGAAGCTGTTGTTTATTTATCTAGTCAATATTTAGAAACAAATAAACAACTAGTTAAATCATTAAAACAATGATTGAATGTTGCAGATGTTTTATTTACAAAAAATCAAGAAATCACCGTTAAAAAGACCGATTTCTTAAAATGTTTAAGATGTTGAAACTACTTTAAAGAATTAAGTAATAAAAACAACGAAATTTGTGATCGTTGCAGTGAATTAGTTTAG
- a CDS encoding amino acid permease, with the protein MIKIKKNKNKIGLFASLSMMIGAMIGVGIFVKNIGVFKATNNNPYLVITAWVISAIITLLLALSYIEVTTTGNSKFGVSGYCDLTLGKKAGRFLKISQSHFYNGIIGVVLFMYAGELFLSMVDSAGKWGLLTDFNNQSPRSSILMTIGIGFIIFIIFLAINSISLTASKVFQSFSMIIKFLPIIIITIVGIIAGAMQYDQSLFNTSKTVMNSMATKINQVNSFSTILVVLPSILFSFDSFLSFTSIQDKMKNPQKYTKILLSIGVITVSIAYLLITLGMIFLGNGYAVLSINETLLKNVFKWSEQDAQKISLAFKVIFNIFLLVSILGVANAFMVVTISNHQGLIEDDLIFGSKLLKRWYNKKYQNLSEQDKFYGLKSHIPGILSYLFVIVIFGMIIAAISIGLGNDRVADGITNFPTLFFFIIYALIPFSIFIKRIKVSLKNKDKKLTKLEIKEIKELSSVTNPTNEQATRLTELKKKQEAYIELFKLTPEHRISKFFMFIAPVASILVFVIFAYQGIYVYLIDPIRQAINNPEITTSAFGGFIEADTTIGGKGLPIYMLTVIYFGSLFLFFFIPWINGILKKRFPNV; encoded by the coding sequence ATGATAAAGATTAAAAAAAATAAAAACAAAATAGGATTATTTGCCTCGCTATCGATGATGATCGGGGCTATGATAGGTGTCGGTATTTTCGTTAAAAATATCGGTGTATTTAAAGCTACGAATAACAATCCTTACTTAGTAATAACAGCTTGAGTAATTAGTGCTATTATTACATTATTATTAGCATTATCTTACATCGAAGTAACCACAACTGGGAATTCTAAATTCGGTGTTTCTGGTTATTGTGATTTAACACTAGGTAAGAAAGCAGGTCGCTTTTTAAAAATTTCGCAATCACACTTTTATAATGGAATTATTGGGGTTGTGTTGTTTATGTATGCCGGAGAATTATTCTTATCAATGGTTGATTCTGCTGGTAAATGAGGATTATTAACTGATTTTAATAATCAGTCACCACGATCATCAATACTAATGACGATCGGAATTGGTTTTATAATCTTTATTATCTTTTTGGCGATCAATTCGATTTCATTAACTGCATCTAAAGTATTTCAATCGTTTAGTATGATCATTAAGTTCTTACCGATCATTATTATTACGATCGTAGGAATTATTGCTGGTGCTATGCAATATGATCAGTCATTATTTAACACTAGTAAAACAGTGATGAATTCTATGGCGACTAAAATCAATCAAGTAAATTCATTCTCAACTATACTAGTTGTTTTGCCATCAATTTTATTTTCATTTGATTCATTCTTGAGTTTTACATCAATTCAAGATAAGATGAAAAATCCACAAAAATACACTAAGATATTATTATCAATAGGTGTAATAACAGTATCTATTGCTTATTTATTAATAACACTTGGAATGATTTTTCTAGGTAATGGTTATGCTGTTTTATCAATCAATGAAACATTACTTAAAAATGTCTTTAAATGATCTGAACAAGATGCTCAAAAAATTTCACTTGCTTTTAAAGTAATTTTCAATATCTTCTTATTAGTATCAATTCTAGGAGTTGCTAATGCGTTTATGGTGGTAACGATTTCTAACCATCAAGGATTAATTGAAGATGATTTAATTTTTGGATCTAAGTTATTAAAACGTTGATACAACAAAAAATATCAAAACCTATCAGAACAAGATAAATTCTATGGTCTAAAAAGTCATATTCCTGGAATCTTATCATATCTTTTTGTTATTGTTATTTTTGGTATGATTATAGCTGCTATTAGTATTGGACTTGGAAATGACCGTGTGGCTGATGGAATAACTAACTTCCCTACATTATTCTTCTTTATTATCTATGCGTTAATACCATTTTCAATCTTTATTAAAAGAATTAAGGTTTCATTAAAAAATAAAGATAAAAAACTAACTAAATTAGAAATCAAAGAAATAAAAGAATTATCATCTGTTACTAACCCGACAAACGAACAAGCAACTAGATTAACTGAATTAAAGAAAAAACAAGAAGCTTATATTGAATTGTTTAAACTAACACCAGAACATAGAATTAGCAAATTCTTTATGTTCATTGCTCCAGTTGCTTCGATTTTAGTATTTGTTATTTTTGCTTACCAAGGAATTTATGTTTATTTAATTGATCCGATAAGACAAGCAATTAACAATCCAGAAATTACAACAAGCGCGTTTGGCGGATTTATTGAAGCTGATACAACTATCGGTGGTAAAGGTCTTCCTATTTATATGCTTACAGTTATTTATTTTGGTTCATTATTCTTATTCTTCTTCATTCCTTGAATTAATGGGATATTAAAAAAACGTTTCCCAAATGTTTAA
- a CDS encoding DUF5454 family protein yields the protein MSSKIEQNLTKEAIYKDISKWQAFLEGYKDFYGFDFEWSRYIKDCKLYYGHFDIHGFIKAYGKECEEDFKKFKALIAQKKQEEQNKEQAEQELSKELFNVYDQLFYADSLRVRLLINFLNPENSYEKKALKKSWKKAKSQGLTKREWMKSILNIPFKKGERDPHDYRYDYDEVHNILKQIKEIKKEYLNKNIKERSDRFSTKKMNEFEENINEASLVIDFHNDFATKLIEHEKKQASKKQEYLNYRQVVSGFVDEQEYQHENVQTQTDDELITKPFQKPHESIPEVKYNTLPKSIPDIDKELDLLHNKKVANYQDEMNDFFQKKLDQKIREIKSTSDLINSEFKKAEWIRKKSEIEYEKTKEFRQNLTKEIENINQSYSHKKR from the coding sequence ATGAGCAGTAAGATTGAACAAAACTTAACTAAAGAAGCGATATATAAAGATATCTCTAAATGGCAAGCATTCTTAGAAGGTTATAAAGACTTCTATGGTTTTGATTTTGAATGATCAAGATACATCAAGGACTGCAAACTTTATTACGGACATTTTGATATCCATGGATTTATTAAAGCTTACGGAAAAGAATGCGAAGAAGACTTTAAGAAATTCAAGGCATTAATAGCTCAAAAAAAACAAGAAGAACAAAACAAAGAGCAGGCAGAACAAGAGTTATCAAAAGAACTGTTTAATGTTTATGATCAACTTTTTTATGCTGATAGTTTAAGAGTAAGGTTGTTAATTAACTTTTTAAACCCCGAGAATAGTTACGAAAAAAAAGCGTTAAAAAAATCTTGAAAAAAGGCAAAATCACAAGGATTAACTAAACGCGAATGAATGAAATCAATTCTCAATATTCCCTTTAAAAAAGGTGAGCGTGATCCACACGATTATCGTTATGATTACGATGAAGTTCATAATATCTTAAAACAGATTAAAGAAATTAAAAAAGAATATTTAAACAAAAATATTAAAGAACGTTCTGATCGTTTTTCAACCAAAAAAATGAACGAGTTTGAAGAAAATATCAACGAAGCTTCATTAGTTATTGATTTTCATAATGATTTTGCAACCAAATTAATAGAACACGAAAAAAAACAAGCTAGTAAAAAACAAGAATATTTAAATTATCGTCAAGTTGTAAGTGGTTTTGTTGATGAACAAGAATATCAACATGAAAATGTTCAAACTCAAACTGATGATGAATTAATTACAAAACCATTCCAAAAACCACATGAAAGTATTCCAGAAGTTAAATATAATACATTACCAAAATCAATTCCTGATATTGATAAAGAGCTAGATTTATTACATAATAAAAAAGTTGCTAATTATCAAGATGAAATGAATGATTTTTTTCAAAAGAAACTTGATCAAAAAATTCGTGAAATCAAATCAACTTCTGATTTAATTAATTCTGAATTCAAAAAAGCTGAATGAATTCGCAAGAAATCTGAAATTGAATACGAAAAAACTAAGGAATTCAGACAAAACTTAACTAAAGAAATTGAAAATATTAATCAATCTTATTCTCACAAAAAAAGATAA
- the rpsU gene encoding 30S ribosomal protein S21 — translation MPKVEVKDGDLELALRKFKRVASETKRSFLRHEYHLRKGIRRREKQKAARKRLQKKHRMY, via the coding sequence GTGCCTAAGGTTGAAGTAAAAGATGGTGATCTTGAATTGGCTTTACGTAAATTTAAACGTGTAGCTAGCGAAACTAAAAGATCTTTTCTAAGACACGAATACCACCTAAGAAAAGGGATTAGAAGACGCGAAAAACAAAAAGCGGCTAGAAAACGTTTACAAAAAAAACACCGAATGTACTAA